One Elephas maximus indicus isolate mEleMax1 chromosome 18, mEleMax1 primary haplotype, whole genome shotgun sequence genomic region harbors:
- the SERTAD4 gene encoding SERTA domain-containing protein 4 yields MTLVLSMNRFCEPIVSEGAAEIAGYQTLWEADSYGGPSSPGPAQAPLQGDRGASPPLAGSHFRGISNPVTTSKITYFKRKYVEEEDFHPPLSSCSHKTISIFEERAHILYMSLEKLKFIDDPEVYLRRSVLINNLMKRIHGEIIMQNNWCFPACSFNGASAQEWFMAQDCPYRKRPRMAKEECEKFHACCFYQECGSHYLNLPLSVNANVGSASTASSSSSSSSSSPPLPLPSCSHQVDFDVGRPPIYKSDGQIPANEIFITNVRSLGVQEKAKLNDEKADNGTNRDGGPPSHELVGNDLAFECKGQFYDYFETGCNEKNNVSESWKKSLRKKEPSPSNKLCCSKASKI; encoded by the exons AACACTATGGGAGGCTGACAGCTACGGAGGCCCGAGCTCCCCGGGGCCAGCACAGGCCCCTCTGCAGGGAGACCGGGGAGCCAGTCCCCCGCTGGCAG GATCACATTTCAGGGGAATTTCAAATCCTGTAACAACATCCAAGATCACATACTTTAAGAGGAAGTATGTGGAAGAAGAGGATTTTCACCCACCACTCAGCAGCTGTAGCCATAAA ACCATCTCGATTTTTGAGGAGCGAGCCCACATCCTTTATATGTCCTTAGAAAAGCTAAAGTTTATCGATGATCCTGAAGTATACCTCCGAAGATCTGTCCTTATAAACAATTTGATGAAAAGGATCCATGGAGAAATTATCATGCAAAATAACTGGTGCTTTCCTGCCTGCTCTTTCAATGGCGCCTCTGCCCAAGAGTGGTTTATGGCTCAAGACTGTCCTTACCGAAAACGACCGCGGATGGCCAAAGAGGAGTGTGAAAAGTTTCATGCCTGCTGCTTTTACCAAGAATGTGGCAGTCACTATCTAAATTTACCCCTTTCTGTCAATGCTAATGTCGGAAGTGCCTCCactgcctcttcctcctcctcatcttcctcttcctctccccctctgcctttaCCGAGTTGTTCCCACCAGGTGGATTTTGATGTAGGCAGACCACCTATTTACAAGAGTGATGGCCAGATACCTGCCAATGAAATATTCATTACTAATGTCAGGTCACTTGGTGTTCAGGAAAAGGCCAAATTAAATGATGAGAAAGCCGACAATGGTACCAACAGGGATGGTGGCCCCCCAAGCCATGAACTTGTGGGAAATGACCTTGCTTTTGAGTGCAAAGGCCAATTTTATGATTATTTTGAGACTGGATGTAATGAGAAAAACAATGTAAGTGAGTCTTGGAAAAAGTCCTTGAGGAAAAAGGAGCCTTCACCAAGTAACAAACTCTGCTGCAGCAAAGCAAGTAAGATATGA